The proteins below come from a single Actinomycetota bacterium genomic window:
- a CDS encoding sigma factor-like helix-turn-helix DNA-binding protein, translated as MSVRSRLESAGVPVSQPESDLRLADMLEPLRPAERLAVYLRVIEDRPFAEVAHITGKSEDAAKKTVYRALSRLRSIQEESRVACTRERGT; from the coding sequence GGATGTCAGTGCGCTCGCGGCTCGAATCAGCCGGCGTCCCAGTGTCCCAGCCGGAGAGTGACTTGCGTCTCGCCGACATGCTGGAGCCACTCAGACCCGCCGAGAGACTCGCTGTCTACCTGCGTGTGATAGAGGATCGACCGTTCGCAGAAGTCGCGCACATCACCGGCAAGTCCGAAGACGCCGCGAAGAAGACCGTGTACCGAGCACTCTCGCGGCTGCGCAGCATCCAAGAAGAGAGCAGAGTCGCCTGCACGAGGGAGCGTGGAACATGA